In Oncorhynchus nerka isolate Pitt River linkage group LG26, Oner_Uvic_2.0, whole genome shotgun sequence, one DNA window encodes the following:
- the LOC135564859 gene encoding uncharacterized PE-PGRS family protein PE_PGRS24-like — MSVPSGSSGVNISGSGGVNISGSGGVNVSGSGGVNISGSGGVNISGYGGVNVSGSGGVNISGSGGLEAGSGGVNVSGSGGVNVSGSGNISGSGGVNVSGSGGVNVSGSGGVNISGSGGVNISGSGGVNVSGSGGVNVSGSGGSGGVNVSGSSGVNISGSGGVNISGSGGVNVSGSGSGNVSGSGGVNISGSGGVNVSGSGGSGGVNVSGSGSGNVSGSGGVNISGSGGVNVSGSGGVNVSGSGGVNVSGSDGSGGVNVSGSGGVNVSGSGNISGSGGVNVSGSGGVNVSGSGGVNVSGSGGVNVSGSGGVNISGSGVVNISGSGGVNVSGSGVVNVSGSSGVNVSGSGGVNVSGSGGVNISGSGGVNISGSGGVNISGSGGVNVSGSGGVNISGSGGVNISGSGGVNVSGSGGVNVSGSGGVNVSGSGGSGGVNVSGSVGVNVSGSGVVNVA; from the exons aTGAGTGTGCCATCAGGGTCTAGCGGTGTGAACATATCAGGGTCTGGGGGTGTGAACATATCAGGGTCTGGaggtgtgaacgtatcagggtctggggGTGTGAACATATCAGGGTCTGGGGGTGTGAACATATCAGGGTATGGaggtgtgaacgtatcagggtctggggGTGTGAACATATCAGGGTCTGGG ggtctggaggCAGGGTCTGGaggtgtgaacgtatcagggtctggaggtgtgaacgtatcagggtctgggaacatatcagggtctggaggtgtgaacgtatcagggtctggaggtgtgaacgtatcagggtctggggGTGTGAACATATCAGGGTCTGGGGGTGTGAACATATCAGGGTCTGGaggtgtgaacgtatcagggtctggaggtgtgaacgtatcagggtctggag ggtctggaggtgtgaacgtatcagggtctagCGGTGTGAACATATCAGGGTCTGGGGGTGTGAACATATCAGGGTCTGGaggtgtgaacgtatcagggtctggaagtgggaacgtatcagggtctggaggTGTGAACATATCAGGGTCTGGaggtgtgaacgtatcagggtctggag ggtctggaggtgtgaacgtatcagggtctggaagtgggaacgtatcagggtctggaggTGTGAACATATCAGGGTCTGGaggtgtgaacgtatcagggtctggaggtgtgaacgtatcagggtctggaggtgtgaacgtatcagggtctgacg ggtctggaggtgtgaacgtatcagggtctggaggtgtgaacgtatcagggtctgggaACATATCAGGGTCTGGAGGTGTGAATGTATCAGGGTCTGGaggtgtgaacgtatcagggtctggaggtgtgaacgtatcagggtctggaggtgtgaacgtatcagggtctggaggTGTGAACATATCAGGGTCTGGCGTTGTGAACATATCAGGGTCTGGcggtgtgaacgtatcagggtctggcgttgtgaacgtatcagggtcttccggtgtgaacgtatcagggtctggaggtgtgaacgtatcagggtctggggGTGTGAACATATCAGGGTCTGGCGGTGTGAACATATCAGGGTCTGGAGGTGTGAACATATCAGGGTCTGGaggtgtgaacgtatcagggtctggggGTGTGAACATATCAGGGTCTGGCGGTGTGAACATATCAGGGTCTGGcggtgtgaacgtatcagggtctggaggtgtgaacgtatcagggtctggaggtgtgaacgtatcagggtctggag ggtctggaggtgtgaacgtatcagggtctgtcggtgtgaacgtatcagggtctggcgtTGTGAACGTGGCCTAA